In Zingiber officinale cultivar Zhangliang chromosome 1A, Zo_v1.1, whole genome shotgun sequence, a genomic segment contains:
- the LOC122038728 gene encoding serpin-ZXA-like yields the protein MDLGESIARQTSFPIRLSMHVGSAVASDCNLVSSPLSVHLVLALVAAGSKGRTLDEMLSLLGLSSGKLADLNSLSSQIVSLVLADGSPSGGPRVSFANGVFVDSSVTLKPSFNDIVANAFKAEVKAVDFRTKADAVANEINSWVENVTSNLIKELLPPGSVDSDTRLVLGNALYFKGSWTEKFDASKTIHSEFYLLNGTSVEVAFMTSGKQQFLASYDGFKVLRLPYNQGEDKRSFSMYIFLPDAKDGLWSLEQKLNSESELLTRFLPKRKVEVNKFKLPKFKISFGFEASAVLKSLGLLLPFSGDADLSEMVDSPIGHSLYVSSIFHKSFIEVNEEGTEAAAASAAVFMMRSMPLRMDPLDFEADHPFMFLIREDTTGALLFTGHVLNPSIE from the exons ATGGATCTGGGGGAGTCGATCGCTCGCCAAACCTCCTTCCCCATCCGCCTCTCAATGCACGTCGGCTCGGCCGTCGCCTCCGACTGCAACCTCGTGTCCTCCCCGCTTTCCGTCCATCTCGTCCTCGCCCTCGTTGCCGCCGGCTCGAAGGGCCGTACGCTCGACGAAATGCTCTCCTTACTCGGCCTCAGCTCTGGAAAACTAGCCGATCTCAACTCCCTCTCCTCGCAGATCGTCTCCCTCGTCCTTGCTGACGGGTCGCCGAGCGGCGGGCCGAGGGTTTCGTTCGCCAATGGAGTATTCGTTGACTCCTCAGTGACGCTGAAGCCGTCCTTTAACGATATCGTCGCCAATGCGTTTAAGGCGGAGGTCAAAGCAGTAGATTTCCGAACCAAG GCTGATGCGGTAGCAAATGAAATTAACTCCTGGGTTGAAAATGTTACTTCAAACTTGATCAAAGAGCTCCTTCCTCCTGGATCTGTCGACAGTGACACTAGATTGGTCCTGGGGAATGCACTCTACTTCAAAGGATCCTGGACTGAGAAGTTTGATGCATCTAAGACAATACACTCTGAATTCTACCTGTTGAACGGAACATCTGTCGAAGTGGCTTTCATGACTAGTGGGAAACAACAGTTTCTGGCCTCATACGATGGATTCAAGGTTCTTAGGCTTCCCTATAACCAAGGTGAAGATAAAAGGTCATTCTCTATGTATATCTTTTTGCCAGACGCCAAAGATGGTCTATGGAGTTTGGAGCAGAAGTTAAACAGTGAATCTGAGCTCTTGACACGTTTTCTTCCGAAGCGAAAGGTTGAAGTGAACAAATTCAAGCTGCCCAAATTCAAGATATCATTTGGTTTTGAAGCGTCTGCAGTGTTGAAAAGCTTGGGTCTTTTATTACCTTTTAGTGGAGATGCAGATTTGTCAGAAATGGTGGATTCGCCTATTGGACACAGCCTCTATGTATCATCAATTTTCCACAAATCCTTCATTGAAGTCAATGAAGAAGGAACAGAAGCAGCTGCTGCTTCTGCTGCAGTATTTATGATGAGGTCAATGCCATTACGCATGGATCCACTGGACTTTGAAGCTGATCACCCATTTATGTTTCTGATCAGAGAAGACACGACAGGAGCACTGCTGTTCACTGGGCATGTTCTTAATCCGTCAATTGAGTAA